One stretch of Thermus thermamylovorans DNA includes these proteins:
- a CDS encoding SIR2 family NAD-dependent protein deacylase, protein MERLEEARERLKAAQRVAVLTGAGISKPSGIPTFRDVEGLWRDFNPLDYATPEAYARDPQRVWEWYAWRIAKVREARPNPAHRALARLEKEVLGRGGAFLLVTQNVDGLHARAGSRNLVELHGNLLRARCEACGHRFSLPDPFTPPPFCPLCGHRARPDVVWFGEFLPEGAWERAERAFLEADLALVVGTSAEVEPAASLGRIAYASGAYLVEVNPEPTPLTPLAHLALRQGAVEGMAALLGPHLDTKGEAW, encoded by the coding sequence ATGGAGCGCCTAGAGGAGGCGAGAGAAAGGCTGAAGGCTGCCCAAAGGGTAGCGGTCCTGACGGGGGCGGGCATCTCCAAGCCCTCGGGCATCCCCACCTTCCGGGACGTGGAGGGGCTTTGGCGGGACTTCAACCCCCTGGACTACGCCACCCCCGAGGCCTACGCCAGGGACCCGCAAAGGGTTTGGGAGTGGTACGCCTGGCGCATCGCCAAGGTGCGGGAGGCCCGGCCCAACCCCGCCCACCGGGCCCTGGCGCGCCTGGAGAAGGAGGTTTTGGGGAGGGGAGGGGCCTTCCTCCTGGTCACCCAGAACGTGGACGGCCTCCACGCCCGGGCGGGAAGCCGGAACCTGGTGGAGCTCCACGGGAACCTCCTCCGGGCCCGGTGCGAGGCCTGCGGGCATCGGTTCTCGCTCCCCGACCCTTTCACCCCTCCACCCTTCTGTCCCCTTTGTGGGCATAGGGCCCGGCCCGACGTGGTCTGGTTCGGGGAGTTTCTGCCCGAAGGGGCCTGGGAACGGGCGGAGAGGGCTTTCCTCGAGGCTGACCTCGCCCTGGTGGTGGGCACCAGCGCCGAGGTGGAGCCCGCAGCCTCCCTGGGGCGCATCGCCTACGCCTCCGGGGCCTACCTGGTGGAGGTCAACCCCGAGCCCACCCCCCTCACCCCCCTGGCCCACCTGGCCCTGAGGCAGGGCGCCGTGGAGGGGATGGCCGCCTTGCTGGGACCCCATCTTGACACCAAAGGGGAGGCCTGGTAG
- a CDS encoding NAD(P)H-hydrate dehydratase codes for MRLFTPEAMREADRKAAEMGYPSLLLMEWAGMKAARVYRELFGHRPAVVLAGKGNNGGDGLVLARHLLLEGVAVRVYAAEGQEGDALLARGALEAHGLDLRPLEEAAWGPGEVLVDALFGTGLRGPLEGLYAGLVDRVNASGLPVLSLDLPSGLPFSPHVRATATVAFAALKTPHLLVREACGRLFLAEIGLPRHLLEREDLPEVATPEALLPLLPRRPLTAHKGSVGRVGVLGGFRGEGLRYAGAPVLAALGAYRMGAGLVHLAVPEGTPLEPLEAVFHPVPGPTLPAMRVEALAVGMGGGPWGREWALKALEAQLPTVLDADALHPEVLEAYRRAGVRAVLTPHAGEAGRLLGKSPEEIAQDPLASARALAEATGQAVVLKGNPTVVAEGGRLSVNPTGNPALATGGTGDVLAGAIAALLAAGLAPFEAARLGVYLHGLAGDLLAEEKGVGLLAREVAEALPRAREALARNQAPLSLTRM; via the coding sequence ATGAGGCTCTTCACCCCCGAAGCCATGCGGGAGGCGGACCGCAAGGCGGCGGAGATGGGCTACCCCAGCCTCCTCCTCATGGAGTGGGCGGGGATGAAGGCGGCAAGGGTCTACCGGGAGCTTTTCGGCCACCGCCCCGCCGTGGTCCTGGCGGGCAAGGGGAATAACGGCGGAGACGGCCTGGTCCTGGCCCGGCACCTCCTCCTGGAAGGGGTGGCGGTGCGGGTCTACGCCGCGGAGGGGCAGGAGGGGGACGCCCTCCTGGCCCGAGGGGCCCTGGAGGCCCACGGCCTGGACCTGCGCCCCCTGGAGGAAGCCGCCTGGGGACCGGGGGAGGTGCTGGTGGACGCCCTCTTCGGCACCGGGCTAAGGGGGCCCCTGGAGGGCCTTTACGCCGGGCTCGTGGACCGGGTGAACGCCTCCGGCCTTCCGGTCCTCTCCCTGGACCTCCCCTCGGGCCTTCCCTTCTCCCCCCACGTGCGGGCCACGGCCACCGTGGCCTTCGCCGCCCTCAAAACCCCCCACCTCCTGGTGCGGGAGGCCTGCGGCCGGCTTTTCCTGGCGGAGATCGGCCTGCCCCGGCACCTCCTGGAGCGGGAGGACCTGCCCGAGGTGGCCACCCCAGAGGCCCTCCTCCCCCTCCTACCCAGGCGCCCCCTCACCGCCCACAAGGGGAGCGTGGGCCGGGTAGGGGTCCTGGGGGGGTTTAGGGGGGAGGGCCTCCGCTACGCCGGGGCCCCGGTCTTGGCCGCCCTGGGGGCCTACCGCATGGGGGCGGGCCTGGTGCACCTGGCGGTGCCGGAAGGCACCCCCTTGGAGCCCCTGGAGGCCGTCTTCCATCCCGTACCCGGACCCACCCTCCCCGCCATGCGGGTGGAGGCCCTGGCGGTGGGAATGGGCGGGGGGCCCTGGGGGCGGGAGTGGGCCCTGAAGGCCCTGGAAGCCCAGCTTCCCACGGTGCTGGATGCGGACGCCCTGCACCCCGAGGTCCTCGAGGCCTACCGCCGGGCCGGGGTGAGGGCCGTCCTCACCCCCCACGCGGGGGAGGCGGGAAGGCTTTTGGGGAAGAGCCCCGAGGAGATCGCCCAGGACCCCCTGGCCTCAGCCCGGGCCCTGGCGGAGGCCACGGGGCAGGCGGTGGTCCTCAAGGGAAACCCCACGGTGGTGGCGGAAGGAGGCCGCCTCTCCGTGAACCCCACAGGGAACCCCGCCCTGGCCACGGGGGGGACGGGGGATGTGCTCGCAGGGGCCATCGCCGCCCTCCTCGCCGCGGGGCTTGCCCCCTTTGAGGCCGCGAGGCTTGGGGTCTACCTCCACGGCCTGGCGGGGGACCTCCTGGCGGAGGAAAAGGGGGTTGGCCTCCTGGCCCGGGAGGTGGCGGAGGCCTTGCCCCGCGCAAGGGAAGCCCTGGCGCGGAACCAAGCCCCCCTGTCCCTTACCCGGATGTAG
- the thrB gene encoding homoserine kinase — MEGKARLYVPATLANLGSGFDALGVALDLYLEVEAEPAGEDAFHYEGEGRVEGTDNLVHQGYRAGMRALGLCPEPLRIRTFNPIPLARGMGSSSAALVAGVALADRFSRGRLGRDGVFRVAAGLEGHPDNVAPAVYGGFVAALADPPLAIPLPRPEGVRFVLAVPPYEVPTPLARAALPERVSLKDAVFNLARSALWPAALFSGRLSALREACRDRLHQPYRAGLMPGASEAIDRALEAGALAAFVGGAGPAVAALVEEAHTLAVVQALEAYRGEGRTLVLGLGEGYFWKET, encoded by the coding sequence ATGGAAGGCAAAGCCCGCCTCTATGTCCCCGCCACCCTGGCCAACCTGGGCTCGGGGTTTGACGCCCTGGGGGTGGCCTTGGACCTCTACCTGGAGGTGGAGGCCGAGCCCGCAGGGGAGGACGCCTTCCACTACGAGGGGGAGGGCCGGGTGGAGGGGACGGACAACCTGGTCCACCAGGGCTACCGGGCGGGGATGCGGGCCTTGGGCCTATGCCCTGAGCCCCTCCGCATCCGGACCTTCAACCCCATCCCCCTGGCCCGGGGCATGGGGAGCTCCTCGGCGGCCTTGGTGGCGGGGGTGGCCCTGGCGGACCGCTTTTCCAGGGGAAGGCTGGGGCGCGACGGGGTCTTCCGGGTGGCCGCGGGCCTCGAGGGCCACCCCGACAACGTGGCCCCCGCGGTCTACGGGGGGTTCGTGGCCGCCCTGGCCGACCCCCCCCTGGCCATTCCCCTGCCGAGGCCAGAGGGGGTGCGCTTCGTCCTGGCGGTGCCCCCCTACGAGGTGCCCACGCCCCTGGCCCGGGCGGCCTTGCCCGAGAGGGTTTCCTTAAAGGATGCCGTCTTCAACCTGGCCCGGAGCGCCCTCTGGCCCGCGGCCCTCTTTTCGGGGAGGCTTTCCGCCCTGAGGGAGGCCTGCCGGGACCGCCTGCACCAGCCCTACCGGGCCGGGCTGATGCCGGGGGCGTCAGAGGCCATCGACCGGGCCCTGGAAGCGGGCGCCCTGGCCGCCTTCGTGGGGGGAGCCGGGCCCGCGGTGGCCGCCTTGGTGGAAGAAGCCCATACCCTAGCCGTGGTCCAAGCCCTTGAAGCCTACCGGGGGGAGGGGCGTACCCTGGTCTTAGGCTTGGGGGAGGGATACTTCTGGAAGGAGACCTGA
- a CDS encoding DUF4388 domain-containing protein, with translation MEGDLNTIPLTQVLELIHTHRRSGGLELRAGRLPLSLRLSAGEVVGAAILDWEGLEALLAFPLHPREGSFRFQPAPPSPERPFLPFPALMGEWARVNDEWDRFRTLVDSPSRVLEAIRPKEPYGVFQGGKSVRAAAKAWGVPLLIAMERAYMGVREGDLYPLRRYAWYALRIRHQGRRSRTLEEFGHLLSLLDGSRNLGEVIAEGVPVGLVRRYLVQALAAGEVMPPGRGWLLRDLTWEMEREGEPTPP, from the coding sequence CTGGAAGGAGACCTGAACACCATCCCGCTGACGCAGGTCTTAGAGCTGATCCACACCCATCGGCGCTCGGGGGGTCTAGAGCTTAGGGCAGGACGCCTTCCCCTCTCCCTGCGCCTTTCCGCAGGGGAAGTGGTGGGGGCAGCCATCCTAGACTGGGAGGGCCTCGAGGCCCTCCTGGCCTTTCCCCTCCATCCCCGGGAGGGCTCCTTTCGCTTCCAACCCGCCCCCCCCTCCCCGGAGCGGCCCTTCCTCCCCTTCCCCGCCCTCATGGGGGAATGGGCCCGGGTCAACGATGAGTGGGACCGCTTCCGCACCCTGGTGGACTCCCCTAGCCGGGTCCTGGAAGCCATCCGCCCCAAGGAACCCTACGGGGTCTTCCAAGGGGGAAAGAGCGTCCGGGCCGCGGCCAAGGCCTGGGGCGTACCCCTCCTCATCGCTATGGAAAGGGCCTACATGGGGGTCCGGGAAGGGGACCTCTACCCCTTGCGCCGCTACGCCTGGTACGCCCTCCGTATCCGGCACCAGGGACGGCGAAGCCGGACCCTGGAGGAGTTCGGCCACCTCCTTTCCCTTCTGGACGGGAGCCGCAACCTAGGGGAGGTCATCGCCGAGGGGGTGCCGGTGGGCCTGGTACGCCGCTACCTGGTCCAGGCCTTGGCCGCAGGGGAGGTTATGCCCCCGGGGCGGGGCTGGCTCCTGCGGGATCTAACCTGGGAGATGGAGCGGGAAGGGGAACCAACCCCACCCTGA
- a CDS encoding 30S ribosomal protein THX — protein MGKGDRRTRRGKVWRGTYGKYRLRKKR, from the coding sequence GTGGGCAAGGGGGACCGGCGTACCCGGCGGGGCAAGGTCTGGCGGGGCACTTACGGCAAGTACCGCCTGCGCAAAAAAAGGTAG
- the rpsT gene encoding 30S ribosomal protein S20, translated as MAQKKPKRNLSALKRHRQSLKRRLRNKAKKSAIKTLSKKAVLLAQEGKAEEALKLMRKAESLIDKAAKGSTLHKNAAARKKSRLMRKVQGFLQASRAAAESGVGA; from the coding sequence ATGGCGCAAAAGAAGCCCAAGAGGAACCTTTCCGCCCTGAAGCGGCACCGGCAGTCCCTGAAGCGCCGGCTGCGCAACAAGGCCAAGAAGTCGGCCATCAAGACCCTGAGCAAGAAGGCGGTGCTCCTGGCCCAGGAGGGCAAGGCCGAGGAGGCCCTGAAGCTCATGCGCAAGGCCGAAAGCCTCATCGACAAAGCGGCCAAGGGGTCCACCCTCCACAAGAACGCTGCCGCCCGCAAGAAGTCCCGGCTGATGCGCAAGGTGCAAGGCTTCCTCCAGGCTTCCAGGGCCGCCGCGGAGAGCGGCGTGGGTGCTTAG
- the tyrS gene encoding tyrosine--tRNA ligase — protein MADVGTRLSPEAALALLRRGAEEILPEEELLAKLREGRPLTVKLGADPTRPDLHLGHAVVLRKMRQFQELGHRVVLIIGDFTGMIGDPSGRSKARPPLTLEETRENARSYVEQAGKILRQEPHLFQLRYNSEWLEGLAFKEVVRLTSLMTVAQMLEREDFKRRYEEGVPISLHEFLYPFAQAYDSVAIRADVEMGGLDQRFNLLVGREVQRAYGQAPQVCFLMPLLLGLDGREKMSKSLDNYIGLTEPPETMFKKLMRVPDALLPSYLRLLTDLEEEEVAALLRAGPVPAHRVLARLLTAAYALPTIPARIDRAFYEGLGYAWEALGRDKEAGPEAVRQAEARYDRVARGGIPENLPEVVIPPSELKEGRIGVARLFTLAGLTPTHAEAKRLIGNRGLRIDGEPVADPHLEVALSRPLVLQRGRDRFVRVRLGEG, from the coding sequence ATGGCGGACGTCGGTACCAGGCTTTCCCCGGAAGCGGCCCTGGCCCTTCTCCGGCGGGGGGCCGAGGAGATCCTCCCCGAGGAGGAGCTCCTCGCCAAGCTGAGGGAGGGCCGCCCCCTCACGGTCAAGCTCGGGGCCGACCCCACGCGGCCGGATCTGCACCTGGGGCACGCGGTGGTCCTGAGGAAGATGCGCCAGTTCCAGGAGCTCGGGCACCGGGTAGTCCTCATCATCGGGGACTTCACCGGGATGATCGGGGATCCCTCCGGGCGGAGCAAGGCCCGCCCCCCCCTCACCCTGGAGGAGACCCGGGAGAACGCCAGGAGCTACGTGGAGCAGGCGGGGAAGATCCTGAGGCAGGAACCCCACCTCTTCCAGCTCCGCTACAACTCCGAGTGGCTGGAAGGGCTCGCCTTCAAGGAGGTGGTGCGCCTCACCTCCCTCATGACCGTGGCCCAGATGCTGGAACGGGAGGACTTCAAGCGGCGCTACGAGGAGGGGGTGCCCATCTCCCTGCACGAGTTCCTCTACCCCTTCGCCCAGGCCTACGATTCCGTGGCCATCCGGGCAGACGTGGAGATGGGGGGCCTGGACCAGCGCTTCAACCTCCTGGTGGGCCGGGAGGTGCAGCGGGCTTACGGCCAGGCCCCCCAGGTCTGCTTCCTCATGCCCCTCCTCCTGGGCCTGGACGGGCGGGAGAAGATGAGCAAGAGCCTGGACAACTACATCGGCCTTACCGAGCCCCCCGAGACCATGTTCAAGAAGCTGATGCGGGTGCCGGACGCCCTCCTCCCCAGTTACCTCCGCCTCCTCACCGACCTCGAGGAGGAAGAGGTGGCGGCCCTCCTCCGGGCGGGCCCCGTGCCCGCCCACCGGGTGCTGGCCCGCCTCCTCACCGCCGCCTACGCCCTTCCCACCATCCCCGCCCGTATCGACCGGGCCTTCTACGAGGGCCTGGGCTACGCCTGGGAGGCCTTGGGCCGGGACAAGGAAGCGGGACCGGAGGCCGTGCGCCAGGCGGAGGCCCGTTACGACCGGGTGGCCCGGGGGGGCATCCCCGAGAACCTCCCCGAGGTGGTCATCCCTCCCTCGGAGCTCAAGGAGGGGCGGATCGGGGTGGCCCGGCTCTTCACCCTGGCCGGCCTCACCCCCACCCACGCCGAGGCCAAGCGGCTCATCGGCAACCGGGGCCTGCGCATCGACGGGGAGCCCGTTGCAGACCCCCATCTGGAGGTAGCCCTCTCCCGGCCGCTGGTCTTGCAGCGGGGGCGGGACCGCTTCGTGCGGGTGCGCCTGGGGGAGGGCTAG
- a CDS encoding PIG-L deacetylase family protein, which yields MDLLVVVPHPDDESLGAGGALLLAKAAGLRTGILTLTRGEAGRTLGLCPSERLGEVREGELRRAAEILGVDFLEVLSFPNALPQEAEEGPRGPTTGRGLPDHPEAERAIRKRLLTLRPRFLLTFPPDGINGHPDHVAASRYAARAAEGLAQVVYFVQPEGPWPVTHRLRLPEWALAQKLKALAQHRTQALSVLAFMERHPERLWTETFHLPGSRGLEEGPWW from the coding sequence CTGGACCTTTTGGTGGTGGTGCCCCATCCCGACGACGAGAGCCTCGGGGCCGGGGGGGCCCTGCTTCTGGCCAAGGCCGCGGGCCTGCGGACGGGCATCCTCACCCTCACCCGGGGGGAGGCGGGCAGGACCCTGGGGCTTTGCCCCTCCGAGCGCCTGGGGGAGGTGCGCGAGGGGGAGCTCAGGCGGGCGGCGGAGATCCTGGGGGTGGACTTCCTGGAGGTCCTCTCCTTCCCCAACGCCCTGCCCCAGGAGGCGGAAGAGGGCCCGCGGGGGCCGACCACGGGCCGGGGCCTCCCCGACCACCCGGAGGCGGAGAGGGCCATCCGGAAGCGGCTCCTCACCCTCAGGCCCCGCTTCCTCCTCACCTTTCCCCCGGACGGGATCAACGGCCACCCCGACCACGTGGCGGCAAGCCGCTACGCCGCAAGGGCGGCGGAGGGCTTAGCCCAGGTGGTGTACTTCGTGCAGCCCGAGGGCCCCTGGCCCGTGACCCACCGTCTGCGCCTCCCCGAGTGGGCCCTGGCCCAGAAGCTCAAGGCCCTCGCCCAGCACCGGACCCAGGCCCTTTCGGTGCTGGCCTTTATGGAGAGGCACCCGGAGCGCCTCTGGACGGAAACCTTCCACCTCCCGGGCAGCCGGGGCCTGGAGGAGGGGCCGTGGTGGTAA
- a CDS encoding archease: MVVRPLDHTADVGFALEAESLEDLFQAALQGLLLAMFQSPPKGGSRHRRIALEAEDLETLLVRYLNELIYLVQTKGFVPGRARVRVEPKEGGYRLEAALLGEPFQEGFGFQGEVKSATFHGLQVAEEGGRWRARVILDV; encoded by the coding sequence GTGGTGGTAAGGCCTTTGGACCACACCGCCGACGTGGGCTTCGCCCTAGAGGCGGAAAGCCTGGAGGACCTCTTCCAAGCGGCCCTCCAGGGCCTCCTTTTGGCGATGTTCCAGTCGCCCCCTAAAGGGGGCAGCAGGCACAGGCGGATCGCCCTGGAGGCCGAGGACCTGGAAACCCTCCTGGTGCGCTACCTGAACGAGCTCATCTACCTGGTCCAGACCAAGGGCTTCGTACCGGGCCGGGCCCGGGTGAGGGTGGAGCCCAAGGAAGGGGGGTACCGCCTCGAGGCCGCCCTCCTCGGCGAACCCTTCCAGGAGGGCTTTGGGTTTCAGGGAGAGGTGAAAAGCGCCACCTTCCACGGCCTGCAGGTGGCGGAGGAGGGCGGGCGCTGGCGGGCGCGGGTGATCCTAGACGTGTAG
- the plsX gene encoding phosphate acyltransferase PlsX, with protein MRIALDAMGGDRAPQVPVQGALLAAHEGVEVLLVGEEARLREELARHRASLPIHHAPDWIRMAEHATEVRRRRESSIMVAIDLLKRGEVGAVVSMGHTGATMAAALFALGRVKGVERPALLVEFPSQRGRTLLLDGGANADCRPGFLVQFAAMGLAYAEALGLPEAKVGLLSIGEEEGKGNALVLETYPLLRAAFGGRFYGNVEGRDVFLGTVEVVVTDGFTGNVVLKLAEGEAKVLLGWIKEALASSPLARLGALLVRGALRRVKERVDPAQYGAMPLLGVEGAVFVGHGAADALAVKNALLRAKRLVEGGLMDRVRQSLAALHV; from the coding sequence ATGAGGATCGCCCTGGACGCCATGGGGGGGGACCGGGCCCCCCAGGTTCCGGTCCAGGGGGCCCTCCTGGCGGCCCATGAAGGGGTGGAGGTCCTCCTGGTGGGGGAGGAGGCCCGCCTGCGGGAGGAGCTCGCCCGCCACCGCGCCTCCCTCCCCATCCACCACGCCCCCGACTGGATCCGCATGGCGGAGCACGCCACCGAGGTGAGGCGGCGCCGGGAAAGCTCCATCATGGTGGCCATCGACCTCCTGAAGCGGGGCGAGGTGGGGGCGGTGGTCTCCATGGGCCACACCGGGGCCACCATGGCCGCGGCCCTCTTCGCCCTGGGGCGGGTGAAGGGGGTGGAGCGCCCGGCCCTCCTGGTGGAGTTTCCGAGCCAGCGGGGCCGCACCCTCCTCCTGGACGGGGGGGCCAACGCCGACTGCCGCCCGGGCTTCCTGGTGCAGTTCGCCGCCATGGGCCTGGCCTACGCCGAGGCTCTGGGCCTTCCCGAGGCTAAGGTGGGCCTCCTTTCCATCGGGGAGGAGGAGGGAAAGGGAAACGCCCTGGTGTTGGAGACGTACCCCCTTCTGCGGGCTGCTTTCGGTGGACGCTTCTACGGCAACGTGGAGGGGCGGGACGTCTTCTTGGGCACGGTGGAGGTGGTGGTCACCGACGGCTTCACCGGTAATGTGGTCCTGAAGCTGGCGGAAGGGGAGGCCAAGGTGCTCCTCGGCTGGATCAAGGAGGCCCTGGCTTCCAGCCCCTTGGCCAGGCTCGGGGCCCTTCTGGTCAGGGGGGCCTTGCGCCGGGTGAAGGAGCGGGTGGACCCCGCCCAGTACGGGGCCATGCCCCTCCTGGGGGTGGAGGGAGCGGTCTTCGTCGGCCACGGCGCTGCGGATGCCCTGGCGGTGAAGAACGCCCTCCTCCGGGCCAAGCGCCTGGTGGAAGGAGGTCTCATGGACCGGGTGCGGCAAAGCCTCGCTGCCCTACACGTCTAG
- the trxA gene encoding thioredoxin — translation MAKPIEVTDASFDDALGGHPLVLVDFWAEWCAPCRMIAPILEELAREYEGKLLVAKLDVDENPKTAMRFRVMSIPTVILFKNGQPVEVLVGAQPKRNFQAKIEKHLPPSA, via the coding sequence ATGGCGAAGCCCATAGAGGTTACCGACGCCAGTTTTGACGACGCCCTGGGCGGGCATCCCTTGGTCCTGGTGGACTTCTGGGCGGAGTGGTGCGCCCCTTGCCGCATGATCGCCCCCATCCTCGAGGAGCTGGCCAGGGAGTACGAGGGGAAGCTCTTGGTGGCCAAGCTGGACGTGGACGAGAACCCCAAGACGGCCATGCGCTTTCGGGTCATGAGCATCCCCACCGTGATCCTCTTTAAAAACGGCCAGCCGGTGGAGGTGCTGGTGGGGGCCCAGCCCAAGCGCAACTTCCAGGCCAAAATAGAGAAGCATCTGCCCCCAAGCGCATGA
- a CDS encoding RNA-binding protein S1: protein MEIQAGSIVEGRVVRVTDFGAFVELPGGEQGLVHISQIAHEFVRNVRDFLNEGDIVQVMVKGRDAKGRLDLSIKDLTPAPEGAPPPRPRRLPKQSPEFENKLKSFLRGTGGFGGKGGKKGGKKKR, encoded by the coding sequence GTGGAAATACAAGCGGGAAGCATCGTAGAGGGCCGCGTGGTGCGGGTGACGGACTTTGGCGCCTTTGTGGAGCTCCCGGGCGGCGAGCAGGGCCTGGTGCACATCTCCCAGATCGCCCACGAGTTCGTGCGGAACGTCCGGGACTTCCTCAACGAGGGGGACATCGTCCAGGTGATGGTGAAGGGCCGGGACGCCAAGGGGCGGCTGGACCTCTCCATCAAGGACCTGACCCCCGCCCCCGAGGGGGCCCCACCCCCTAGGCCCCGGCGCCTGCCCAAGCAGTCCCCAGAGTTTGAGAACAAGCTCAAAAGTTTCCTCCGGGGCACCGGGGGTTTCGGCGGCAAGGGGGGCAAGAAGGGCGGCAAGAAAAAGCGGTAA
- the folK gene encoding 2-amino-4-hydroxy-6-hydroxymethyldihydropteridine diphosphokinase, with translation MLAYVALGANLGNRSGYLLQALSFLSRLPQTRLVRLSPVYETEPVGPPQPPYLNLVAEVETGLSPQDLLQALLRIERALGRKRRERWGPRTIDLDLLLYGDLVLREEGLEVPHPRLHERAFILVPLCDLVPEGRHPLLGQTFAELLASLDRRGVHPLVL, from the coding sequence ATGCTGGCCTACGTGGCCCTGGGTGCCAACCTGGGGAACCGGAGCGGGTACTTGCTTCAAGCCCTTTCCTTCCTCTCCCGCCTGCCGCAAACCCGTCTTGTGCGCCTCTCTCCGGTCTACGAAACCGAGCCCGTGGGCCCGCCCCAGCCCCCCTACCTGAACCTGGTGGCGGAGGTGGAGACGGGGCTTTCTCCCCAAGACCTGCTCCAGGCCCTTCTCCGCATAGAGCGGGCCTTGGGGCGGAAGCGCCGGGAGCGCTGGGGGCCGAGGACCATAGACCTGGACCTTCTGCTCTATGGGGACCTGGTCCTGAGGGAGGAAGGCCTCGAGGTGCCCCACCCCAGGCTCCACGAAAGGGCCTTCATCCTGGTGCCCCTTTGCGACCTGGTCCCCGAGGGGCGCCACCCCCTTTTGGGCCAGACCTTCGCCGAGCTTTTGGCTTCCCTGGACCGGCGGGGGGTGCACCCCCTTGTGCTATAG
- the lysJ gene encoding [LysW]-aminoadipate semialdehyde transaminase LysJ, which produces MVKEDWRALLEAEKTLDSGVFTKHDLLLVRGQGARVWDAEGHEYLDCVGGYGVANLGHGNPEVVEAVKRQAETLLAMPQTLPTPTRGEFYRTLVSVLPPELNRVFPTNSGTEANEAAIKFAWAHTGRRKLVAAMRGFSGRTLGSLSLTWEPKYREPFLPLLGPVEFIPYNDVEALRRAVDEETAAVLLEPVQGEGGVRPATPEFLQAAREVTREKGALLILDEIQTGMGRTGRRFALEHYGVVPDILTLAKALGGGVPLGTAVMREEVARSMPKGGHGTTFGGNPLAMAAGVAALRYLERTRLWERAAELGPWFMERLREISSPRIREVRGLGLMVGLELKEKAAPYIQRLEREHRVLVLQAGPTVIRFLPPLVIEKADLERVVEAVRAVLTQ; this is translated from the coding sequence ATGGTCAAGGAAGACTGGCGTGCCCTTTTGGAAGCGGAAAAGACCTTGGACTCCGGGGTCTTCACCAAGCACGACCTCCTCCTGGTCCGGGGCCAGGGGGCAAGGGTCTGGGACGCGGAGGGCCACGAGTACCTCGACTGCGTGGGGGGCTACGGGGTAGCCAACCTGGGGCACGGCAACCCCGAGGTGGTGGAGGCGGTCAAGCGGCAGGCGGAAACCCTCCTCGCCATGCCCCAGACCCTCCCCACCCCCACCCGGGGGGAGTTTTACCGCACCCTGGTTTCGGTGCTCCCACCGGAGCTGAACCGGGTCTTCCCCACCAACTCCGGCACCGAGGCCAACGAGGCGGCCATCAAGTTCGCCTGGGCCCACACGGGAAGGCGCAAGCTGGTGGCCGCCATGCGGGGCTTCTCTGGGCGCACCCTGGGCAGCCTCTCCCTCACCTGGGAGCCCAAGTACCGGGAGCCCTTCCTGCCCCTTTTGGGCCCGGTGGAGTTCATCCCCTACAACGACGTGGAGGCCCTGAGAAGGGCGGTGGATGAAGAAACGGCGGCAGTGCTCCTGGAGCCCGTCCAGGGGGAAGGGGGAGTGCGGCCCGCCACCCCCGAGTTCCTCCAGGCCGCCCGGGAGGTGACCCGGGAAAAGGGCGCCCTCCTCATCCTGGACGAGATCCAGACCGGCATGGGCCGCACGGGCAGGCGTTTCGCCCTGGAGCACTACGGGGTGGTGCCCGACATCCTCACCCTGGCCAAGGCTCTGGGGGGCGGGGTGCCCTTGGGCACGGCGGTGATGCGGGAGGAGGTGGCGAGGAGCATGCCCAAGGGGGGCCACGGCACCACCTTCGGGGGGAACCCCCTGGCCATGGCCGCGGGGGTGGCCGCCCTGCGCTACCTGGAGCGCACCCGGCTTTGGGAGCGGGCGGCGGAGCTCGGGCCCTGGTTCATGGAGAGGCTGCGGGAGATTTCCTCCCCCAGGATCCGCGAGGTGCGGGGGCTGGGGCTCATGGTGGGCCTCGAGCTCAAGGAGAAGGCCGCCCCCTACATCCAGCGCCTGGAGCGGGAGCACCGGGTGCTGGTCCTGCAGGCGGGCCCCACGGTGATCCGCTTCCTGCCCCCCTTGGTCATCGAAAAGGCCGACCTGGAGCGGGTGGTGGAGGCGGTGCGGGCGGTGCTAACCCAATGA